The genomic DNA GTCTCGCCGCCGTCGCGATGGCGATCGTGGCGGGCCTGGTCATCACGCGGGGCTTGCTGCGCGCCCTGGGTGCCGAGCCAGCCGAACTGGGTGCCGTCACGCAACGCGTCGCGGCGGGCGATCTGAGCCCGGTCGCGGGGGCGAAGAACGCGCATTCCGGGAGCGTGCTCGCCTCGATGGGTGACATGCAGGCAAGTCTCGTGAGTCTGATCGCTCAGGTCCGCACCGCGGCAGACAGTATCGCGACTGGCTCCAGCCAGATCGCTTCGGGCAACGTCGATCTTTCGTCCCGGACCGAACAGCAGGCTGCGTCACTGCAGGAAACCGCCTCGAGCATGGAAGAGCTGACCTCGACGGTGAGGCAGAATGCCGAGAACGCGCAGCAGGCCAGCTCGCTCTCCGCCAATGCATCCGAAGTGGCGCTCAAGGGCAATGAGGTGGTCGGACGGGTCGCCGGCACGATGGGTGAGATCAGCGCGAGTTCCACCAAGATCGCGGATATCACCGGGATCATCGAAGGGATTGCGTTTCAGACCAATATCCTGGCGTTGAACGCGGCAGTGGAAGCGGCGCGCGCGGGTGAACAGGGCCGCGGGTTCGCGGTGGTCGCAAGCGAAGTGCGCAGCCTCGCGCAGCGTTCGTCCAGCGCGGCGAAGGAAATCAAGGATCTGATCAACGCTTCCGTGCAGAAAATCCAGGACGGTTCGGTGCTCGCGAATGAAGCGGGAAAGACGATGTCGCAGGTCACGCAAGCCGTCGCCCGGGTGACCGACATCATGGGGGAAATCGCCGCTGCGTCGACCGAACAAAGCCGGGGTATCGAACAGGTCAATCAGGCCATCACGCAGATGGACGAAGTCACGCAGCAGAATGCCGCACTGGTAGAGGAAGCGGCGGCGGCCTCCAGGTCGCTCGAAGACCAGGGGCGGCAGCTTAATCAGGCGATTGCGTTCTTTCGTCTGGATGCCGGTGCCGATTCGCCTGTAACGCGTGCAAGCGCCCCGGCAGTCAGTCGCCCGGCATCCGCACGACCGACGGCGCGCAGAGCCACCGCGCCCGACAGGTAGACTCCGCTTGCGGCAACACGGTGGCGTACTACGGTGTTGCCCTGGTTTTGAACCGCCTGCCCGATGGAGCGACAATCCAACAAAGACAAAGCACGCCAGAGCACTGTACGCCGATGGTCCTCCCTTAATTTCAAAGGACGAGAACATGCGCCAATACCTCTATCTTGCGGCGCTACCCGCCGCCTTTGTTGCTGGCATGTTTGCATCCCATCTTGGCACGCCGGCGCGAGCCCAGCCGTCAAACGCGCCGTTAACGGCGCAGATCGTCGACCTGGCGGCCATGACGGATGCCGATCTCGGCGCACAGATTCCGAACATGGGTACCTTGCGTTCGAAGGGCCTGGTAGTCACGCCGAGCGGGACCATCGCAGTGCAGAGCGGTAACGTACCCAAGCATACGCATCGAGGTTCCGACGAAATCCAGTACGTGATTTCGGGAAACGGCACTTTCTGGCTGGGTAACGAACAGCGTCAGATTCACCCTGGCGACCTGATCATTATCCCGAAGGGGACGGTACATGCGGGGGCCGAGCCGACCAGCGGCGAATTCAAGGTCCTTTCTATCAAGCTGCCGCCGCAAGCTCCGGGCGATATGCAGATGGTTCCCTGACGTGTCGTCGATATCCGCGCTACCTGGTGGTTATGGCTGTGCGAGCGGATGCTGGACCTTGAAGGGCAAATGATCGGCCATCGCCGTCATTCGAGAACGGGCGCATATATGGCGGCTACGTGGCGCCGGGGGAACCCGCGTCTTCGTTAATTGACCTGCGCGGCCGAAGGAGCGATGGAAGGGGGACACAGCCTCCGACGTCAAAGTGTGCGGCTAACGCCAACGGATATCGCGCGCCTGTTGGGCGGCGGGCGTCATGAGGCATTTGCAGCACCCAGCCTCACAAAGACAATTCCTTGTTTAATCAACGGCGTAGAGCGATACGACGAATTGGCACGTCGCATGCAATGTTGGTTTCAAGCCAGCGTTGCCTTGCGCCCAACGGCGTAAAACGGCATCGGGAGGCTTCGAAACACCGGGCGCATCGGCGCCCGGTGTGGCTTCCGGGAGTTTCATATGCCGCTCGCTCGACTGCTCCTCTGCTTTATCCAGTGTTCGTTAGCGGCTGCGGTGCTGTTGCCCGCCGTCGCGGGCGCTACGAACCTGCCGCCCGCAACGCAACGCTTTGCATCCGGCACGCACGACGCGGGTCCTGGCGATCCGGCCACGCCTCACGCACTGAAAGCGGGTATCGAGCGCCTGCGCACCGGGACGTGGTGGGAAGCCAACCGCAAGATCCGCCCGGAACTCGCGCAAGTCGGCGACCTGATGTTCCTCCTGCCGCTTGCCGACAAGCAGCTCGAACCATCGTCGGATGCGATCGGCCGCGTGCAGCGCCTGCGTGAAGCGCTGCGCAGCCACCTGACGCGTGCCCCCGCCGGCTGGGCCCGCCTCGTTTCGCAGGTGCGGGCAGAACGCGTGAAGGCCGGCGATGCGTCAGCCGTGCTGCTCGCCGACGCGCTCGTCAACGAGGTCCGCTACCGCGACGGAACCGACGGCAGCTACTACGCGCCGGCACGGTTCTTTGCCGAAAGCGGCGTGTGCAAGGATTTCGCCGTCGCCAAATACCTGCTGTTGCGCGACGCGGGTTTCGACATCGCGCGGCTGCGTCTCGTGTCGCTCGCGCCGCGCTACAACAACACGCCGGACGACTGGCACGTCATCCTCGTCGTGCAGATCGACGGCACGAGCGAACCGCTCGC from Paraburkholderia terrae includes the following:
- a CDS encoding methyl-accepting chemotaxis protein, with the protein product MNLNTLSVKAKLTGAFGVLAAVVLIVSGISLKSLNDANDRFAGFLSGVYARANMATQVRTAVDRRAIAARNMALVTTPGDFEVEKAAEAQAQMDVQSNLAKLNEMVSSASDATEKARSLVGEINRIEAAYTPVANAIVGLAVANRRDEAVKKINDDCRPLLAALVKASNDYAEYTRSRADDLVRESEDRYATQRNLLMVICLAAVAMAIVAGLVITRGLLRALGAEPAELGAVTQRVAAGDLSPVAGAKNAHSGSVLASMGDMQASLVSLIAQVRTAADSIATGSSQIASGNVDLSSRTEQQAASLQETASSMEELTSTVRQNAENAQQASSLSANASEVALKGNEVVGRVAGTMGEISASSTKIADITGIIEGIAFQTNILALNAAVEAARAGEQGRGFAVVASEVRSLAQRSSSAAKEIKDLINASVQKIQDGSVLANEAGKTMSQVTQAVARVTDIMGEIAAASTEQSRGIEQVNQAITQMDEVTQQNAALVEEAAAASRSLEDQGRQLNQAIAFFRLDAGADSPVTRASAPAVSRPASARPTARRATAPDR
- a CDS encoding cupin domain-containing protein, which produces MRQYLYLAALPAAFVAGMFASHLGTPARAQPSNAPLTAQIVDLAAMTDADLGAQIPNMGTLRSKGLVVTPSGTIAVQSGNVPKHTHRGSDEIQYVISGNGTFWLGNEQRQIHPGDLIIIPKGTVHAGAEPTSGEFKVLSIKLPPQAPGDMQMVP
- a CDS encoding transglutaminase-like domain-containing protein; the protein is MPLARLLLCFIQCSLAAAVLLPAVAGATNLPPATQRFASGTHDAGPGDPATPHALKAGIERLRTGTWWEANRKIRPELAQVGDLMFLLPLADKQLEPSSDAIGRVQRLREALRSHLTRAPAGWARLVSQVRAERVKAGDASAVLLADALVNEVRYRDGTDGSYYAPARFFAESGVCKDFAVAKYLLLRDAGFDIARLRLVSLAPRYNNTPDDWHVILVVQIDGTSEPLALDSPSAPNAKRASDTASEASASSGPSALLGAILAGREPASAVLRAPAGPLTAPLSRSGQARRPLATVFNEQGSRSFERAAPGAVRRASAAGRSANAMYVDEMGESWKVDGSATFPKWRVVVDQADALAKPGPAAGLIRVVAAR